A genome region from Meriones unguiculatus strain TT.TT164.6M chromosome 2, Bangor_MerUng_6.1, whole genome shotgun sequence includes the following:
- the LOC110540424 gene encoding LOW QUALITY PROTEIN: small ribosomal subunit protein uS5-like (The sequence of the model RefSeq protein was modified relative to this genomic sequence to represent the inferred CDS: inserted 1 base in 1 codon): MKIKSLEEIYLFSLPIKESDIIDVFLGASLKDEVLKIMPVQLTRAGQRTRFKAFVAIGDYNGHVGLGVKCSKQXAIRGAIILAKLSIVPVRRGYWGNKIGKPHTVPGKVTGHCGSVLVHLIPAPRGTGIVSAPVPKKLLMMAGIDDCYTSARGCTATLGNFAKATFDAISKTYSYLTPDFWKETVFTKSPYQKFNDHLVKTHTRVSVQRTQAPAVATT, from the exons ATGAAGATAAAGTCCTTGGAGGAGATCTACCTGTTCTCCCTGCCCATTAAGGAATCTGATATTATCGACGTTTTCCTGGGTGCATCCCTAAAGGATGAGGTACTAAAAATCATGCCAGTGCAGCTGACACGGGCTGGCCAGCGGACCAGGTTCAAGGCTTTTGTCGCTATTGGAGACTACAATGGTCACGTTGGTCTTGGTGTTAAGTGTTCCAAGC TGGCTATCCGAGGAGCCATCATCTTGGCCAAGCTTTCCATCGTCCCTGTGCGAAGAGGTTATTGGGGCAACAAGATTGGCAAACCCCACACTGTTCCGGGCAAGGTGACAGGCCACTGTGGCTCTGTTTTGGTGCATCTCATCCCTGCCCCCAGAGGCACTGGCATTGTCTCTGCTCCTGTGCCCAAGAAACTACTGATGATGGCCGGTATTGATGACTGCTACACATCAGCCAGGGGCTGCACTGCCACCCTCGGCAACTTTGCCAAGGCCACCTTTGATGCCATCTCCAAGACTTATAGCTACCTGACCCCTGACTTCTGGAAAGAGACTGTGTTCACCAAGTCCCCTTATCAGAAATTCAATGATcatcttgtgaaaacccacaccagagtctccgttcagaggacccaggctccagctgtggctaccacataa